In Thermomicrobiales bacterium, the genomic stretch GGCGGAACCCGGATCGGTCGCGCGTCGCCGTCTTGCCGGCGGCGTGGAAGGTAGCGGCGCGGACCTGGACGCGCGCGCCGCCGGAATGGGGTTGCCTAGAAGCGGCCCATGCGCCGGGCGGCGCGGCGGTCGCGCCGGTGCATTCCCGCAACCGAGACTGGCGAGAGCGGGCGCCCAATGACATCGATGAAGAGCGCGGATTCTCCGCCGGCGGCGGGCATATCGCCGTCGAGAATGTCGACGCCATAAGTGAGCGTGGTCCCCGACAACTCGGGATGCGTCAGCACGACGACCACGTCCTGGACGTGATCGGATTGGAAGATCGAGAGCACAGCATTCGGCGGATTGGAGGCGAAGCTGTCCTCCCCTTGTCCCCACGAATCGATGAACTCGCCGGAGGGAATGTGGCCGGTGACGCGGTCGGGCCGGTCGGAGAACATGAGCGCGGTCGGTGTGAGACCGTGCAGGGTCAGAACGCCGTCGGCGTAGGACATACCGGACGCGGTTTGGACGAATAGCGCTTCGATTTCGTCAGGTCGTGCAGTGCTGATGGGATCAGCGGCCATGGTGAGAATGCCTTTACTGGTTGGACGTCGATCGCCCTTGCGATCGGGAATGCTCTGCATCCATTCCTACTATCTGGTGTACGGCGCGGGAGGGCCATGGCGCAAAGGATGTATTTGGCCTGGGGTCCCGGTCAGTCGATCCAGCCACGGCGTTTGAAGGCGTACCAGATCGCTCCGCCAACCAACACCATGGTGACCACCGAAACGAGATAGCCAATGTAGGGTGAGACACTTGGCTCGCGGGACAGGCTGATACCCAGGATGGTGGGAAAGAGGGCGACGGCTGTGAGGATGATCGACCAAACCGTCAGCAGCTTGAGAATGCGGTTCAGATTGTCGGATTTGAGCGATTCGAAGGTCGTCAGGATGTCGGGCAGGAGACTCAGATCCTGGTCGATCTCATCCACCGCGCTCTGCAGTTTGTGCTTGATATCGAGCGCTCCGTCTTGCAGGTCCGGATTGAGCACGAAGGGGTTTGGCGTCTCTCGCGAACCAATGAGCGTGGCCTCCGGCGCGATGACCCGCCGCAAGGCGATCAGTTGCCGGCGGAGCTGGTAGAGGTCGGCGATCGCCTCTTGCTGTTCCTGTTGCAAGACACGTTCTTCGAGTATTTCCACCCGCTGGCGAACTTCTTTGACGACCTGTAGGTAGTGATCGGCGATGGATTCCAACAGGGCAAAGACGATGGCTGCAATCTCGACACCATAGCGCCGCAGGGCGCGGTCGACGTGCTCGGTTACTTGCGCGATACGCGGCGAGGCGCCATCGAGCACACTGATGAGATAACGAGTCGAGAAGAGCAGCACGCCTTCCCGTTTCTCGAGTTGGGACGTATCGTCCGACAGCGTGACATCGTAGAAGACCGTCAGCATGTATGTCTGAAACCGTGAGGCGCGCGGTCCGATATGCGTACGGGAAAGATGCTCGGTTGCAAGCTCGCCGAGTCCCAACAGATCACTCAGGAATTCGAGATCTTCAGGGTTCGGCCGTCGATCGAAGTGAACCCAGACGGAGGCGTTCTCGTCGCGATACGCCCGCGCGAGCTCGTCTTCCGCGCGCGCGCGGGCGATCGATCCGTTGGCTCGAATGATGAGCATGTGAACCATGAGCGCGATCTCTGATGCACGAGCGGCCGGCCACCGTTGCCGAGACAACCTTCGCCCCAGACTGCCGAAATGGCTATGCCGCGAAGGATGTATTCACAGGCGGACGGATGTGAAAGCGGTTTTGGGTGTTGGATTTGCCGGTTTGGGCTTCTGCTCGAATGCTGAGCGAAGAGCGCCTGGACAGTTTGTCCAGACGCTCTTCTGATGAACCAGAGACTGGGATGGCCTCAACGATCAGGCGGCGGGGGTGGCCTCCGCTTCGGGCGCGATGGGAATGAGCCCCATTTGCTCGAGGCGGCCGAAGTGATCCGCTTCCGACCAGCTCTCGGCCACGAGGCCACAGTCGAGCCGCATGATATTGATGCCCGTCCAGGTGACCGTGTCCAGCGAACCTGGAACACCCATGAAGTCGCCTTCCTGGATGCCGATGGCGATCCAGCGGATGATAACGGTGTCACCCGCGAGCCAAACCTGGTCGATCGTGCCGCGAACTCCCGGGATGGCGGCAAAGAAGGCATCGAGGGCGGCTGCGAACTCTTCGGAGCCTTCACTATCGACGCCGATGCCCCAGTGATGGATGGCGTCCGGCGTGTAGAGGGCGGTGACCTGCGCGGAGTCGTGCGAGTTCCAGGCCGTGAAGTAGGCAGTCGCCCAGGCGGCCGCTTCCTCTTCGGTCAAAGGCGGGCAGGGAGTTGCGTCCTGGGCAACAATCTGAGAACTGCCAAACAATCCTGCGCATGCACATATGGTGAGCAACGCCGCAATCGATCGGTAAATTGTCCGCACCGGTGACCTCCTTCGAACCTTTTGTCGCTACGAGCATCCGGCGTACCGGGCTCATCCTCGGGACCACGATGTTCAGGAAGTGGGCGTGGCTTCCGCATCGGCGCCAATGGGGATGAGTCCCATTTGCTCGAGGCGGCTGAAGTGATCGGCCTCTGACCACGTCTCGACCACAAGCCCACAATTGAGCTGCAGAACCTTGATACCGGTAAACGTCACGGTATCGAGTGAGCCGGGTACACCCATGAGGTCGCCTTCCTGGATGCCGATAGCGATCCAGCGGATGATAACGGTGTCGTCCGCGAGCCACACTCTGTCAACGGTGTAGTGGAGGCTGGAAAAAGCGGCGAAATACGTTTCGAGCGAGGCGGCAAGCTCTTCGGAGCCTTCGCTATCTGCGCCGATACCCCAATGATGAATACCGTCGGGCGCGTAAAGCGCGGTGACCTGGGCAGGGTCGTGCGAGTTCCATGCACCGAAGTAGGTGTTTGCCCAGGCGACGGCTTCTTCCTCCGTCATGGGAGGGCACGGCGTTGCATCCTGGGCGGTCGTTCCGCGCGCCACCATCGGCACGGCAACCACTGCCAGCAAGAGGGCAAACCCGACCGAGTGAGAGATGAAACGTGTCACCGTTGGCTCCTTTCATCTTCCGACGCGTGTGACCGGCGCATTTCGTCTGCGCAAGCGGAAAACTTGGGTGCTTCCCCATTCTACGGGAAAACGACGGTGGTGTCCGCACTCGGGATGCCGGCTGCGATTTCTGGCATCTCAGCGTGGCGATCGCGATCGACCGAACCAGCTACATGGATTGCCTGACGACAAGGCGGTTCGGTTCGACCGAGACGATTTCCATCGAGATGTTTCCGATGCGGCTGCCGGGAAGCTCGATCTGGAGCCGAGCGGGCGCCTCGAAGACCCAACGTCCGCGGATTGTCTCCATACGGTCGGTGGGTCCAATGCCGTAGTACACAGCTTCTCCGTCTGGCAACAGCTCGAATCCTGCTCGACCCCGTGCCGGGGGAAGTGGATAGGTCGCCGGTCGATACACGGTCAGGTCTGCCTGGTCTTCCTCCTGGGCGCGAACCCAATGCTGCAGCGTGTCCCGCGGTGGCGATGACATGGGTGTTCCTCTCACATGGCCGAGCAGATGGCCCTCGTGCAATTGGTTTGGAGTTGAGTTTTCACGCTGATTCGTGGCTTCTGTCGACTTCTCCAGCCAATTATGGTTTATCGAGCGACTCCCAATCAGTTGTCGAAGGCTGCCACGACGAGCCGTCCCACCACTTGTGGTAGACGCGGGAGTCTGTGCCAGTGACAAAGAGGTCCAGGCGATCGGCACCCCAGGCGACAACCGGTCCAGACACTGGAGCGATGTCGGGGGATTCAGTCGCCAGACCAACAAGCGATGCAATCGTGGCAACGTTCATCCGCAAGATCTCGACCGCGAGACTGTTGTCGATGTGGACCAGCGTGTCGTTCGCGGTATGAACGTTGGTGTTTGCCGAATCAGAACCCTCGATGGTAAGTACCGCGGGTATCGCGGCATTGATGAATGGCACATGATCGCTCGCAAATGGGTTGAGCGATGTCTCCACGATCAGACTGGTATAGGTCGAGGCAGCTGCCGCCAACGCATCCATCACCGTCTGTGAGATTGCCGCGCCTTCGAGCAGTACGGTTGGTGAGGCCGTATTCCGGGTGCCGATCATGTCCATGTTGATAACTGCTCGTATTCGCGCGCGTTCGGCGGATTGGAGTGTGCTGACGTACTGGATGCTGCCATGCAGTCCTTGTTCCTCTCCGCCGAAAAGAATGAGCCGCAGGTCATGCTGATACGGTTGCCCGGCAAGCACCCGCGCGATTTCCAGCACGCCCGCTGACCCGCTTCCGTTGTCATCGGCCCCCGGCGCCGGCGCGCTGATACCCCCAGCCGCGTTGATCGAATCCAGATGAGCGGTGACGATCACCAGATTGCGAGTTCCGACACCATTTCCGGGTCGATCGGCGACGACGTTCAAGCTTGTGCCCGCGCCAACCGCAATCGTCTGCAACTGGACGCTGTAGCCCAGGAGGCTCAGTTGGTTCTGAGCCCAATTGGCGGCGTTGGTGAACTGGGTCGTCAACGAATGCCGGGTGCCAAAACCCACCAACGTATCCAGTGCGGAGCGGAAGGTCGAGGGGGAAACGGCATCCACCACGTGCTGGACCCGTTGATCTGCCGCACGGCGGTCGCCCTCGATGGTTCTGAGGACTGCCGTGTCGACCGGGATTGGGCGAACCACCCAGCAATCGCCAGATCGATCGGTCAGCCGCGCAAGCTGTTGGGAATCGAGATCGACGATCAGGTGGCGACCCTTGTCGACCACGACTGGAACATCGGGGAATTCGCGCTGAAACGAGGCTCCAACCTGGATGACAAGCGCGAGTCGGCCGCTCGATTGATCGAGGGCGCCGCTGGCGATGGCAATGCCGGTGTTCCGGGCGTGGCTTCGAAACGCCCTGCGGTCATCCGTGTCGGACCAGATCACCGTGCGGTCCGCAAGCTGAGTCCAATGCAACGGGGCGACGTCCTTGCCGGCAGCGGCGCGAAGCTGGGCCGGGGTCTCGGAGATCACAAGATAGAGCATCAGGATCGATCCTCCGGCGATCGACATCGGGAAACGCTGACGACGGCGCGCCAGCGGATCCCGATGTCACGTTCGCAGTGTCCGACAACCCGCTAGAAGTCGGAAATCGTGCCGCCCAGGTACTCCCAGTCGGTCACCGACGGGCCCCAGGCGGAGCCGTTCCACCACTTGTGCCAGAGCGCGTGGTCGGTCCCGGTGACAAAGAGGTCGAGTCGGTTAGCACTCCAGGCAACCGCTTCTGGCCGACTCGTGCAGATGCCGCCCATGTACTCGTAGTCGACTACCGACGGGCCCCAGGCCGATCCGTCCCACCACTTGTGCCAGACGGCGTTATCGGTACCGAGCACGAAGACGTCGAGGCGATCGCTGCCCCACGATACGACCCCTGGTTCGCCGAGACAGGTGCCGCCCATGTATTCCCAATCGGTTACCGACGGTCCCCAAGCCGCCCCATCCCACCACTTGTGATAGAGGGCATGGTCAGTCCCCAGCACGAAAACATCGAGCCGGTTCGGGCCCCACGCGACGACGCGTGGCGGACTGGAACAGGTCCCGCCCATGTACTCCCATCCGGTTACCGACGGGCCCCAGGCCGAGCCATCCCACCACTTGTGGTAAAGCGCGTTGTCCGTGCCGAGCACAAAGACATCGAGCCTGTTGGACCCCCAAGCGACGACTTCTGGCCGGCTGGAACAGGTTCCGCCGAGCGACTCCCAACCAGTCACCGACGGTCCCCAATTGGACCCATCCCACCATTTGTGCCAGAGCGCGCTGTCGGTCCCCACGACGAAGACATCGAGCCGATTGGGTCCCCATGCGACGACTTCGGGCCGACTGGTGCAGATTCCGCCGAGTGACTCCCAATCAGTCACCGACGGTCCCCAACTGGACCCATCCCACCATTTGTGCCAGAGGGCGCTGTCGGTTCCCAGGACGAAGACATCGAGCCGATTTGGTCCCCACGCAACGACTTCGGGCTGGCTCATGCAGATGCCTCCCATGTACTCCCAATCGGTCACCGAGGGTCCCCAATTGGACCCATCCCACCACTTGTGGTAGAGGGCGCTATCGGTCCCGATGACGAAGACATCGAGCCGGTCGGAGCCCCAGGCCACGATTGGTCCCGAGGCAGATGGCGCGCCGCCGACCTGGCCACTGCAGATCGAAGCGCGCGGTCCGGCGAGGCAAGCCTGCATCCTTGCGACCTGCCCTTGCGTGAACATGACCATGACCGGGTCGTCGACATAGTCCATGTAGTTCATGAACAGGTCACCGTTCGGTCCGTTGTTGCAGCTTATCTTGGGAAATGTCGGGACGCCGACATTCGCATCCCCCTGGTTAGGTGTGTCCGAGACCTGGTCGGTACCGGTACAGGCGCCACCATCGTCGCCCCAGATATGGAAGAGGTCGAGCCAGTGCCCGATCTCATGCGTCGCAGTGCGGCCGAGATGGAACGGCGGGCTCGCTGTTCCAGTGGTGCCGAAACCGGTATGGGTGATGACCACACCGTCGGTGGCGGCCGGACCGCCCGGGAATTGCGCGTATCCGAGCAAGCCACCGGAGAGCTGGCACACCCAGATGTTCAGGTAGCGGTCTGCTGGCCACGCATCGGAGCCTCCCGTGGCGCTGGATTTCACCTTGTCATCGTCGACAAACGACGTCTGATTTGTCCGTGTTCGCACGATGCCGTCGGTTGGGCTCCCGTCTGGAGCTTGCGTGGCGAGAAAGAACTCGAGATTTGGATTGCCGATCAGTCCTTGAAATGCGCCAGGTACGGTCGAGATGTCTGGATTGAGTATCTGAAAGTCGCGATTCAAGACGTCGATCTGGCTATGAATCTGGGCATCGGAGATGTTCTGATCCGGCTGATTCCAGACGACATGCACGACGACCGGAATACGGCATCCTCCTGCCCGCGCCATAGAACTCAATGTATCGTCGTCGGCTCGAAGGAACTCGAGCGTTGTTTGCTCGATTTGAGCGCGCTCTACCGCGTACCGTGGCACGGTTCGCATCAAGCGGGCATGGACATCCATCGTCGCGCACGATCGATGGGTGGGGAGGTCTGCGCGCTGCGTTCCGCCCATGCCTGTCCGGGAACCGCCCGCGCCCATTCCGGTACCCGCGCCGCTCGAAGGCATCTCCATGCCCGAGCCGCTCGAGCTCATGCCAGTGCCTGCGCTGGCTGGACCCATCCTCGGTGGGTTCATGCCTCGCTTCTTCTTGTCCTGTGATCGTGGGGAAGTGTTCATGAAGGCCTCCATGGGGGTAGTGTGAAGAAAGGGGAAGGACCCACGGCCTGCCTGGAAAAACCAGGCAATTTCAGTATCTCTCCATTCCTTGCAATGTCAAGCCAGTTATGACTATTTTGTAGATGTATTGCATGCGTGAGAATATGTTTTGTGCATGTATTCCGTTTCTCGGCGAAAATCGCGCGGAGCGCATTTCTTGCACATGCCGTCGAACTCGAGACTGTCGAACCTGCAAGCCTCTCGGCCAAGCAGACCGCGGCGGCGGCGCCTGGATGATCATCTCAGGGAACGGAGCGCGGCGTTCTGGCGCCGAACGGATTCCCCTCCCCGGCCGCCTAACGGCACGATCGTCATGACCTATTCCTCACAAAATTTACGTAGACATCGGGTTGGGGGTCTGGGACAATGATGGGCATCCACACGAAGCCATTGTCAGGTGCGTTTCCAACTCGAGGTGCGCCATGGTCCAACAGGGCAACGATCTCTCCTCCATCTACCAGGCACTCTGTCGTGGGGAAATGACCAGACGCGCGTTTGTCGTTCGGGCTGCTGCGCTAGGCGTGTGCGCCCCGCTGACGCTCGCGCTGGTGAATTCGCGACCGGCGGTCGAGGCATCCGCGCCTCATACTCCTGCCGATCGACCGTCGTTCGGCACGGAGGGACAGCTCAGGGGCAGCGGCGGTGAACTGAAAGTGCGCGAATGGTTTGCACCAAACTGCGCGGTTGCCCATCTCTGGGAGGGATTGCCGTCCGCTGCCCGGGTTTCATCTCTGATCCTGGAGCCGCTGCTGTCGTATGCCTTCGACGGCACGCTTCTGCCGACGCTCGTCACCAGGGTACCCACGCAGGAGAACGGCGGCCTGTCCGAGGATCTCACCAAGGTCATCCTCGAGTTGCGGGACGACATCGTCTGGAGCGATGGCGAGCCGTTCACCGCGGATGACGTGGTGTGGACCTGGCAATGGGTGAGGGACGAATCGACGGTGGCGACGGAAGGGTATCGCTGGGAGCCCATCCGGAGCATCGAAGCGGTCGATGCCACGACAGTCGAGTTGACCTACGCGCAACCCAACCCGGCCTGGTTCGACCCGATAGCTGGCTCCTACGTTGGCGCCATCGTTCCCCGACACATTTGGATCGACGGGATTTCGGAAGCGGTCAATGCGGAGTTCGCGACCAATCCGATCGGCACCGGTCCGTACAAGGTGGAAGCCTTTGTTCCGGGCGAATATGTTGCGTGCACGATCAATGACCGCTATCGAGAGCCGAACAAGCCCTATTTTGCGTCGGTTCGCTTCCAGGCCGGCGGAGACACCGCGTCTGCCGCGCAGGCGGTCTTGCAGGACGGCAATTGGGATGTAGCTTCCGGCCTGATTGGGATGACTGCGAATTTGCAACAGATGGAAGTGGAGGGCGGCAAGGGGCGCGTGATTGCGGGATCGCCAACCGCGGTCGAGCGCATCTTGTTCAACTTTTCCGATCCGCATCGGGAGATCGAAGGCGAGCGGTCGAGCCTGGCCGCTCCCCATCCTTTCCTGACCGACCAGGCCGTACGCCAGGCCATGGCTCTGGCCATCGACCGGGAGAAGATTTCTCGTGAAGCCTTTGGAGCTGACAAGCTCGCGCAACCGACGGCGAACATTCTGTCCGGCATTCCTGCGCTCGAGTCGCCCAATACCTCCTACACCTTCGATCTGGAGGCGGCCAATCGTTTGTTGGACGAGGCAGGATGGGTCCGGGATGGAGACAAACGGTCCAGGGATGGAATCAAGTTGGCCGTGTCCTATTACACGTCGGTGAGCGGCCTCACGGTGTTCAAGCGGTGGCGCGCGGAAACGCAGGAAGTGGTCAAGGCTGGCTGGGAAGCAATTGGCATCGAGGTCGAGCCCGGTCAGGTGCCAGGGGATGTCTTTTTCGATCCCGACCCGGAGAATCTTCTGTCCTACACCCACTTTTATTGCGACATCGAAATGTTTTCGAGTTCGGTAATGTCGCCACTTCCGCTCGATTATTTCCAGGACTGGTATGCCGGCATCGACAACCGCAATGTCGCGCAACAGGCGAACGACTGGCAAGGATTCAACCTCCAGCGGTACGTCAACCCGGAGTTCGACGCTCTGTATGATGAAGCGGCGGCCACCACCGATCCCGAGCGCGCGGCCGAGCTCCTTGTTCAGATGAACGACCTGATCGTCAACGATTTTGTGGTCGTGCCGCTGATCGCGCAGCCGGGTGAAATCGCCGCGGTGAGCAATCGGCTCGTAACGGAGAATGTCGCTCCCAGCACGTGGGAGCCGCTCTTCTGGAATATTGCCAATTGGCGAACGGTGGATGACCAATTGGCCACGCCCGCGAGCTGACTCACTGGACGGCGCACGGACCATCCGCAGCGAGAAACCAGGCGTGGGCTACGAGATGTTTCGTGGCGGCGGCGGGGTTGGGAGCGCCGCCGGAGCGGCAGGAGTCCCCTCCGCGTCGGTGTCCGGGGGATCCGGTGTGGCCACGAGTGAGAAGATCCAAACCGTGGAGGCAAGCGTTTCATCGGCCTGATACGAGACATTCGCTCCGGGTCCGGCCGCGCTGGTGTCGTCAGCACGCAGAACCCCGTGATTGTCGATGAGCTGGGAACGCAGCCCGCTCGCGGCGCGCATACGCACCTCTCCCCATGATCGGGTGATGTCGATCTCACCACTGGCGACCCAGGCAAGCTCGATTCCGCCCACCTCTGGGTTGGCAATCGTCGACTCGGGCAGTAGTTGAGCCCGGCCGAACGACAAGGTCAGGCGATCTCCGGTTTTCTTCAACTCGATCCCGCTCCAGAGGGTCGTGTGCAGATCCGCCAGCAGCGAACCTTTGGGGCGAGTTTCGCCGGATATCGACGGCCCGAATTCGAGCGCGATCAGCGCGGCATTCTGATCTCCGGCGTCCCACATGCGGAACGTTGCCCCGGCGGGCACAAACACTGCGTCCATCTGACCGAGCGCCACGACCGCTCCGGCTTCGACTGGCGCCGGGTCGGCGACGCGGCCGCGATGTTGCTTCCAAATCATGGCTGGGATGGACGCTGGATCGGTGACCTCCAGGAACGCATCGCCCGATAGATCGATCAGCAACAGGTGTCCGAATCGGCTGGCAGTCGGTTCGTGGTCGCCCAGAAGCGGGATTTGCCGCACGCGGGCGGCCAACGTATCCAGTGCAACCGGCAACGTGAGCGAGAGAGCGGGAAACGTATCCAGTTGCCCAGCCAGAACTGCGGACGACCAGCGCTCCACGATCAACCCGCGCTCGATCCGCAGCAGATCCAATCGGCCGATGAGCTCGTGCGGTTCTACGACGATCCCCGCGAATTCGGTCCGCGCGGCATGATTCCAATCGAGGGTGACAGAGGCAGCAGTACCGCTGATTGGCGTTATTCGCGGTTCGATTCGAAGACCGGGAAAATGCTGCTTGATGGCATCGAGCTGTTGGAACAGGCTCTTTTCATTGCCAGTGGCCAAGCCACCGGACTGATGGCTCACAAACGCCGGGTGGAGCATCTTGCGTAGCGCGTCGTCGCTCCCACTGTCGAGATAGTCATTCATCCCCTGGTAGAACGCCAGCGTCGTTGCCTCCACCTGAGAACTGGGAACCGATTGGATCGAACGCAAGCGAACCGGATCAAGCGACCAGAGCTGGGCGAGGGCGAATCCGCTGAGCAGCGCCAGCATCAATGCAACGGCGGTGGCTCGGTGATACATGTGGATCACCTCCCATTGGAGCCCACAAGCGCCCAAAGCGTGGCGGCGATGGCCGTGCTGTCTTCGAGCGAGGTGCCAATGTAAAGCGCGCCGTTGACGACGATTGGGGACGCGGCAACCTGACCGGTGAGCTCGAGTTGCTCACTCCAGAGCACGGAGCCATCGACTGCCGAGAGCGCCGTCACACCAAATTCGGTATCGACGACATAGACCGTGGTTCCCACGACGACCGGAGAACCGTTCACACTTGCATGCTCGGTGCTCGCTTGCCACAGCACCTGACCGGAAGCGCCATCGAGGCAGATGACCATGCCAGACGCAGCAACTACGTACACCCGTCCACCCGACACAGCCGGAGAGGAGTTCAGTGGCAGATCTGTGTCGATCGGCGTTCGCCAAAGTTCTTCACCCGAGATGAGATCGAGTGCGTAGATCGTGCCGTCGAGCGTGCTTCCGGCATAGACAGATCGGCCGGTAATGGCGGGTCCGGATTCGAGCGATGGCATGGCGAACTGCCATCGCGCCGCACCGCTCTCCATGTCGAAGGCAACGAGCTCTGGTTGTCCAGCGCGATCGTCACCGGCATGCCAGCGTTCCTCGCCGGAACGCCGGTCGAGGGCATAGAGCGTGAACCCGTCCGCGGGTTGTCCCACCAGGCCGCTGCCAACGACGACCGTGTTCTCCTGGACGGCCACATGGATCGGAGACTGGTACGAGGTTGTCGCGATGATGACCAGATCGCCGATCACCACCGGTTCCGAGGTCCAGCCGGTTTGCAGGTCGCGCCGCCAGTGCTCCTCGCCGGTTTGGGCATCGAGGGCATAGACGACTCCCCCTGCATCGCCGGCATAGACGATTCCCCCCGCAACGGCTGGGGCCGCACCCGTCGGATGCTCGGTCGGGAATTGCCAGCGTTCGGCGCCAGTCGTGGCGTCGATGGCAATGATGGCGCCCTGATCTGCGGTGGCGCCGATGGGGTCCGACCAGTTGGTTACGAAGAGGCTGTCGCCGACCACCACTGGGGCGCTGATGCCGTCCCGGCCCGCTACGAAACTCCAGCGCACCGTCAAATCGCCTGTAACCTCAGGGCCGGGCATGACCCCGCTTCGCGCGGCGTTGCCGCGATCCATCGGCACGTCGAGCGCCGACGAGGGCGCCAGGATGACACGTGTGGGTTCTGGCCCCGCGTGGCGTTCGACCACGTGATAGATCGTCATCAGTGAAACGACGATCAGCGCCGCAGCCACCAGCGATGCCAGCACCCACTGCCGGGCGCCTCCGTGTTGGTCGAGCCGGAGCGATTGCCTGGATACCGTGCGCGGAGAACCGATGCCGTTGCGCTGAGAGCCGCCCGAATCACGCGGTAGGGGGACCAGCGTTCCACGGGATACCGCGTTCGGGGCCGAGACTGCGCCCACGGAGTTCAGAAATTGCGTTTCGAAGGTGCGGGAGAACTCCGCGGCCGCCGGCTGCGCGTCATCGAATCGCTCGAGCCACGCGATGGTCTGCGCCAGCGTTGGGTCGATGTCCCTATCCGCATTCGGGCGCCCGATCCCCAGGTTGCCGGTCACGAGGTCGTCCCAGTAGCGCGCAACGCGATTCGATTCCGATTCCGATACCGGCTTATCTCTCCACATGACCTGATCCTTTGGCGGAGTCGATACCCGCGAGTGTTCTGAGCTGAAGCAGCGCCCGGTATTGCGCTGCTCTGATCGCCTGGTGGCTCTTGCCCAGAATGCTGGCGATTTCCTTGTCGGTCAGTCCTTGCAACCGAAGTTCCACGACCTCGCGTTGCAGATCGGGCAGCTTGTCGAGTAGCTCGGTGACCCGCAACATCTCGGTGGCTGCGATCGCCTGGTCTTCGGGCGATGCTGCTTCGTCGGCAATCTCCTCGGCCCAGTCGATCGAGGCAGACTGTTTGGATGACCGGTAGGCGTCGACGATGACGTTGTGCGCGATGGTGAAGAGCCAGGAGTGGAAGCGATCCCGGTCCTTGCACGACTTCAGATTGGCGAAGGCCCGCATGAAGGTGGTTTGCGCGGCATCCTCGGCGGATTCGCGGTTACCGAGGCAGCGATGGCAGTAGCGGTGAACGGGATCCCGGTACCGCTGGAAGATCTCGAGGAACGCCGCTGGTTCGGCCAATGCCCGCTCGACCAGCTGACGGTCCGTCATTTCGGCATCTCGAGGGCGATCGATGGCCATCGTCCGTGCCTGCAGCGTGCTCACCCGAGTGCTCCGAGACTGCTACCAGATACATACCGTTCACAGGGATAGACTGCAAGCGCTCCGATTTGTGACGCAGGGGAAGCAGGCAGCACGCGGCAGGCAGCACGCAGAACGAGCCGGCAGCCGCGTTCGTCTCCCTGGACTCCGGGCCCCGGACTCCGGACTCTCGACTCTGGCCTCTCCCCTACACCGAGCGGGCGTCCCAGCGGAAGAAGCGGATCGCGATGAGGACCGAGACCAGGGCGGTGGCGCCGAGGATGACCCAATCCATCCAGATGGCGTCCAGCCCCTTGCCGCGGGTCATGACTTCGCGCAGCGCATCGACCAGATAGCGCAATGGGAGCAGCTTGGTGATCGGAGCCAGCCAACTCGGGGCGGAATCGATATCGAAGAAGACCCCGGAGAGGAAGAGCATCGGGAAGGTG encodes the following:
- a CDS encoding ester cyclase, with the translated sequence MTRFISHSVGFALLLAVVAVPMVARGTTAQDATPCPPMTEEEAVAWANTYFGAWNSHDPAQVTALYAPDGIHHWGIGADSEGSEELAASLETYFAAFSSLHYTVDRVWLADDTVIIRWIAIGIQEGDLMGVPGSLDTVTFTGIKVLQLNCGLVVETWSEADHFSRLEQMGLIPIGADAEATPTS
- a CDS encoding M43 family zinc metalloprotease, yielding MNTSPRSQDKKKRGMNPPRMGPASAGTGMSSSGSGMEMPSSGAGTGMGAGGSRTGMGGTQRADLPTHRSCATMDVHARLMRTVPRYAVERAQIEQTTLEFLRADDDTLSSMARAGGCRIPVVVHVVWNQPDQNISDAQIHSQIDVLNRDFQILNPDISTVPGAFQGLIGNPNLEFFLATQAPDGSPTDGIVRTRTNQTSFVDDDKVKSSATGGSDAWPADRYLNIWVCQLSGGLLGYAQFPGGPAATDGVVITHTGFGTTGTASPPFHLGRTATHEIGHWLDLFHIWGDDGGACTGTDQVSDTPNQGDANVGVPTFPKISCNNGPNGDLFMNYMDYVDDPVMVMFTQGQVARMQACLAGPRASICSGQVGGAPSASGPIVAWGSDRLDVFVIGTDSALYHKWWDGSNWGPSVTDWEYMGGICMSQPEVVAWGPNRLDVFVLGTDSALWHKWWDGSSWGPSVTDWESLGGICTSRPEVVAWGPNRLDVFVVGTDSALWHKWWDGSNWGPSVTGWESLGGTCSSRPEVVAWGSNRLDVFVLGTDNALYHKWWDGSAWGPSVTGWEYMGGTCSSPPRVVAWGPNRLDVFVLGTDHALYHKWWDGAAWGPSVTDWEYMGGTCLGEPGVVSWGSDRLDVFVLGTDNAVWHKWWDGSAWGPSVVDYEYMGGICTSRPEAVAWSANRLDLFVTGTDHALWHKWWNGSAWGPSVTDWEYLGGTISDF
- a CDS encoding ester cyclase; translated protein: MRTIYRSIAALLTICACAGLFGSSQIVAQDATPCPPLTEEEAAAWATAYFTAWNSHDSAQVTALYTPDAIHHWGIGVDSEGSEEFAAALDAFFAAIPGVRGTIDQVWLAGDTVIIRWIAIGIQEGDFMGVPGSLDTVTWTGINIMRLDCGLVAESWSEADHFGRLEQMGLIPIAPEAEATPAA
- a CDS encoding CorA family divalent cation transporter — encoded protein: MLIIRANGSIARARAEDELARAYRDENASVWVHFDRRPNPEDLEFLSDLLGLGELATEHLSRTHIGPRASRFQTYMLTVFYDVTLSDDTSQLEKREGVLLFSTRYLISVLDGASPRIAQVTEHVDRALRRYGVEIAAIVFALLESIADHYLQVVKEVRQRVEILEERVLQQEQQEAIADLYQLRRQLIALRRVIAPEATLIGSRETPNPFVLNPDLQDGALDIKHKLQSAVDEIDQDLSLLPDILTTFESLKSDNLNRILKLLTVWSIILTAVALFPTILGISLSREPSVSPYIGYLVSVVTMVLVGGAIWYAFKRRGWID
- a CDS encoding M28 family peptidase — encoded protein: MLYLVISETPAQLRAAAGKDVAPLHWTQLADRTVIWSDTDDRRAFRSHARNTGIAIASGALDQSSGRLALVIQVGASFQREFPDVPVVVDKGRHLIVDLDSQQLARLTDRSGDCWVVRPIPVDTAVLRTIEGDRRAADQRVQHVVDAVSPSTFRSALDTLVGFGTRHSLTTQFTNAANWAQNQLSLLGYSVQLQTIAVGAGTSLNVVADRPGNGVGTRNLVIVTAHLDSINAAGGISAPAPGADDNGSGSAGVLEIARVLAGQPYQHDLRLILFGGEEQGLHGSIQYVSTLQSAERARIRAVINMDMIGTRNTASPTVLLEGAAISQTVMDALAAAASTYTSLIVETSLNPFASDHVPFINAAIPAVLTIEGSDSANTNVHTANDTLVHIDNSLAVEILRMNVATIASLVGLATESPDIAPVSGPVVAWGADRLDLFVTGTDSRVYHKWWDGSSWQPSTTDWESLDKP